A stretch of the Flavobacterium sp. 5 genome encodes the following:
- a CDS encoding ribonucleotide-diphosphate reductase subunit beta: MSQIEPILQENKNRFVIFPIKHQDIWEFYKSMEASFWTAEEIDLSQDLNDWNNKLNDDERYFIKHILAFFAASDGIVNENLAENFVNEVQYAEAKFFYGFQIMMENIHSETYSLLIDTYVKDENEKADLFNALDVFPAIRKKADWALKWIESDSFAERLIAFAAVEGIFFSGAFCSIYWLKKRGLMPGLTFSNELISRDEGVHCDFAVHLHNHHLISKVPTERIRSIIVDALNIEREFITESLPVSLIGMNAGLMTQYLEFVADRLLVELGCEREYNVSNPFDFMDMISLQGKTNFFEKKVAEYQKSGVKVSEGDSQKISFDADF; this comes from the coding sequence ATGTCTCAAATAGAACCAATTTTACAAGAAAACAAGAATCGATTTGTAATTTTCCCTATCAAACACCAAGATATTTGGGAGTTTTATAAATCAATGGAAGCTAGTTTTTGGACAGCTGAAGAAATTGATCTGTCGCAAGACTTAAATGATTGGAATAATAAGCTAAATGATGATGAACGTTATTTCATAAAACACATCTTAGCTTTCTTTGCAGCTTCTGATGGAATTGTAAATGAAAACTTAGCTGAGAATTTCGTGAATGAAGTACAATATGCTGAAGCTAAATTTTTCTATGGTTTCCAAATCATGATGGAAAACATTCATAGTGAAACGTATTCTCTTTTGATTGATACCTATGTAAAGGATGAAAACGAAAAAGCAGATTTATTTAATGCTTTAGATGTTTTTCCTGCTATCAGAAAAAAAGCAGATTGGGCTTTAAAATGGATTGAATCAGATTCTTTTGCCGAAAGGCTGATCGCTTTTGCAGCTGTAGAAGGGATTTTCTTTTCAGGTGCGTTTTGTTCTATTTATTGGTTGAAAAAACGTGGATTAATGCCAGGTTTAACATTTTCAAATGAGTTGATTTCCCGTGACGAAGGTGTTCACTGTGACTTTGCAGTACACTTGCACAATCACCATTTGATTAGTAAAGTTCCAACAGAAAGAATTAGAAGTATCATCGTTGATGCTTTGAATATAGAAAGAGAATTTATTACCGAATCACTTCCAGTAAGTTTGATTGGTATGAATGCTGGTTTGATGACACAATATCTGGAATTTGTAGCCGATAGGTTATTAGTAGAATTGGGTTGTGAGAGAGAGTACAATGTTTCAAATCCATTCGATTTTATGGATATGATTTCACTTCAAGGGAAAACTAATTTCTTCGAGAAAAAAGTTGCCGAATACCAAAAATCAGGAGTTAAAGTTTCTGAAGGAGATTCCCAAAAAATAAGCTTCGACGCTGATTTTTAG
- a CDS encoding DUF3109 family protein, with product MFQLGKTIVSEDILEKEFVCNLSACKGACCVDGDAGAPLSLEETKILEEIYPKVKPFLRKEGIAAIEAQGTWVNGTDGDLETPLIDNKDCAYVIFDGKTALCGIEQAYNQGIVDWKKPVSCHLYPIRVKDFTEFAAVNYDKWDICDAACSLGQELEVPVYKFVKEALIRRFGNDWYLELEKVAEDLKKGL from the coding sequence ATGTTTCAACTAGGAAAAACCATCGTCTCGGAGGATATACTCGAAAAAGAATTTGTTTGTAATCTGTCAGCTTGCAAAGGGGCTTGTTGTGTCGATGGCGATGCTGGAGCGCCATTGAGTTTGGAAGAAACAAAAATTCTGGAAGAAATATATCCTAAAGTAAAACCATTTTTAAGAAAAGAGGGAATTGCAGCTATAGAAGCGCAAGGAACTTGGGTAAATGGAACTGATGGTGATCTGGAAACACCACTAATTGACAATAAAGATTGTGCTTACGTCATTTTTGACGGGAAAACTGCACTTTGTGGAATTGAACAAGCTTACAATCAAGGAATAGTTGATTGGAAAAAACCGGTTTCTTGTCATTTATATCCAATACGTGTAAAAGATTTTACCGAGTTTGCAGCCGTTAATTACGACAAATGGGATATTTGCGATGCAGCCTGTTCTTTAGGGCAAGAACTCGAAGTTCCTGTGTATAAATTTGTCAAAGAAGCTCTTATCCGTCGCTTTGGTAATGATTGGTATTTGGAACTTGAAAAAGTAGCCGAAGACTTAAAAAAAGGTTTATAA